The Xenopus tropicalis strain Nigerian chromosome 1, UCB_Xtro_10.0, whole genome shotgun sequence DNA segment agattaaataaatcattttgtctTGATGAAATGGGTGTCTTCAACAGTCTTTCTTTGGCACATTCTGGGCAGCATTTCTTGATTATAGGCTTCGAGAAAATAACAAATACCAGGAATGTGACTGGGAAAGTTTGGTGGGAGATCTTGTCTTGATCGTGGAGTAAATGTAAATCCTTTGTAATCCTTCAGCAGtctgtttaaatggaaaaagttattACTTAAATGTACAGTTTATACTGTTCACAATGCAAACAGGACGTTTCAGTGGTAAGTGTCCCCTGAAGGCAGCCTAGTGGATACTGCTTTTTTAGGTCGTGGGGGGCTGCATCCGTAGGACAGAAAGCTCTTTCTGCACAAGAAAAGACAAAATTCCAATTTGAAaaccagaattttggctcttgaagtGACCAGTGGCAGATTTTTGCTGTCCCTGGTAACTTGCCGAACGCTGCCACCTAAAGCAAGTGTCTCagctcgcctcatggcagaagtgcCTATGAatgtaaagcattttttttcaataacaatTTTAAGGGTTTACTGAATAACATGGGTAAAGTTTACCCCAATCTAGTCAATTAAAAAACCAGGCAGTATAAGAATAGTAAAGTTTACTGCTAACTAAATGCAAGGACCCATGCACTGTGTAACTGTGCCTAAAAAAAcagacacatccatcaagtttggCTATTCATGCGCTATAGCTTTAACCATCCACATAAAGGCAAACAGCATAATGAgcaattggtaaaaaaaatacatgacttACTGATCCCAACATGGAAATCTACTTTTTAGCTTGATCTATAATTATACTTGTTCCTAGACCAATCATTTTTAACACTATTGATGCTGTAAGATTGCAGGCAGAGCTGTACCGACATCTGAACCCATAGGACCCATTTTTATTcagcctggccgaaccaaatctgaatccttaaaatcacgtgacttctTGTCACATGAACATAGAATTAGAAAACTTTCCACTTACTGCATGCACGGTTCTCTTTGACCCTTCTGTACtctaatttccatatgcaaattaggacttGGATTCAGTTCAGGGTCGCCAGAATCTTTCACAATGGATTCACCCAAATTCCCaaataatggattcagtgcatccctaattttttttgagagtttgtagacccattgaatataataaataaagtgtgAATTTGAGGCATTTCAGCTTCTTGTCACTGTTTAATTAGATCAAGTGTTTTAATAATTAAGCAcacattccagtttggtaagttttaagtttattcaaataaaaccaatacaaataaaaagaattCAAAATTAGAATGAATAGGCCTCTTCCTGTCTATTTATATTATCCTTACTCCTGGTTCTGATTCCTGAAACAGTGCAATAGAAACATAATGATAAACAGACCTGGatgagaactgacttctgctaaacaagagtcagaaccagaaaaaacttttcttaaaactagtgatgagcggaaaaaatgacacatgcaacttttttttctgcatgtcattttttttacgcgcgcaacaattttttttgacgtgggcgacattTTTTTGCTGGCcgtttcgccaatggcaaaatgagaaCATCAACAACCCATCAAcaatttttaatcaatgtattttGGAAAGTGACATTTTATTTCATCATCCAAAAGACTGTTCTTAGGTGGCAATCACCTTTAAGTTTTTGAATATCATTTGTAGATCATTTGTACTATATCATAGATTAAAGATTGAATGCGAAATCTAGAAAGTTTCCTGATGGATTCCCAGCTATTTGATCTTAGTAGGAATTTCTCAAGGGTCAATTCAAGTTATTTTAATGAAACCAATATTTATCATTTCCTGACTCTTAAAGAATTGGATATTTCACACACCCCCAAAAGAAGTGGGCTGACATATTGAATCCCACACAAGTTTTTTTCCAACAAGTTTAAACAACATCGATAATTGATCGGAAAAGTTGCAAGGTGAACACACTTTTCTAGGAGACTGATTAAAATAACATCATTCTGACTCAATATTTGCAAAACTAAATTGCAAAGCAGTGAAGGATTAATCAATTAAATATAAGAAGCATGTCTTCAGTCTGGTCTAAATTAGCAGAATGTCTGACTGCATTATTATTAAGGATGACGCAATGCCGGATAATAATCAAAAAGGCTAGACAGAAGAGAAGGCCTTTTCTACAAAGCTGCTGTTGGTTTCTAATTTCAAGATATTAGTAAAATCACAATGTGTTCAGTAAAGGTGGTCTAATATTTAGGGTGTATGCTAGATTCCCAGCTCACATTTTctttttgcagcaatgccatacataattagcataaataagcatatgctaaCTATCAAAGGGTTAACATTTAGGGGGaaaacccttcccaatcctaattagcatatgctaattaggatccggatcggggtgggttcggccgaacccaaaaaaagtgggttcagtgcatccctagaaacaATAAAAGCTTTCTTTGggaataaaagttcatttaagaGTTTTAAGCACTAATTAAGTGGTATAGATTGTAAATCTCGTTATGTGTAATAGGATAACACACTATATCATGAAAGTGAGAGGAGTAGTCTAGATCCCAATTTACAACACAAACATTACAGCACAATGGGACACAGGATCTACCTGTAGGTTGTAGGGCTCACGTTGATCTTTCTTGGCACACTGCAGGATTCAAACTTGTTGGCAAGGGTCACATTGTTTCCAAAAAGGCAATATCTTGGCATTCTCACTCCAACAACGCCTGCGACTACTGACCCAGAATGTAAACCGATACGCAtcttaacaataaaaaataacaagtgTATTACTAGTTTTCATTTGTCAGATTTGTTCAGTTGTTGCCAGCTAATAGTGTGTTAAACCCAAAGTAACAGAAATCCTCAAAAATATGTATTTCCCTAGATTAATCATCTCTACactcaaatatttttttctttcaatgaaGTTGCTCAAAGTAATGTATTCCTAAGTCGTTGCTAATCGATATCAATCAGATACGCCATACTGTCCAATTTCAATCACATGAACTCTTATTTAAGCAACTGACATCTATTTGTGAGATTAAAAATGACTGCTTTTTTGAACAGTAACAATAACCAGTAAAACGTGTTCTGTTTTAAGTTAATTAGTATAAAACAATCTTTTATAAATGGGGTATATTCTATATCAATGCAAGTTTTCAAGTCACAAACAGTAGACATTAGATAGCCAGCAAAACTGTTGCTCACCACTTAGCTCTATATGGAGAAGAGTaagtaaaaaactaaaaaaacattacCAATGCATTCTGTGCAAAAATGCTTGCTTATATTCAAATATGTAGCGACTCCACTAGCAGCAAATAGATTGCGCATTTTATCATTTGTGCGAGTTTGCAatgtctgtagttgggaatctgatcagctattatcctgacttctgctttaaacccagtgggtgagctttagcctataggataaacccatgtaaatgggattttttttttatgagtttggaattcattcccagaattccttttgtttacttgtatctgtatgaggcagtctcctcaaccttaatgatttgtcaatttttacaataaaattctttctaaaaaaagtaaaaaaagaaccCTTTAAGTAGGGCTTTATTAAGCATGTTGCACaataaaaatgtgcaatgtaATGAACAATATCACAAtgcaaaatgcagatttttatCTGTAATTTTGTGAATTGTTATTCCCAGggcgggaactaggggtagggtgCAGGCCCCCTTTGCATGTGATGCCCAGTGTGGACACAGTTTACACATAGAGGCTGGCTCTTTTTATGTACTTTTACCTACAGTTTGTGTAGCAAGATGCAAACTGTgatcaaaataaattatttaactgACATATTAAACTGACCTTGATTTGCTCTCCATGGGGAGACATCACCTCATCTGAAAGTTCCATCATCTTCAAGGCCATCAGGGCTACCTGAAAAGCATGTGTTTCACTTTCTTTGTGTAAGCCCCCAGCCACACAATACGCATCGCCAATAGTTTCCACCTAAAATGATAAATATGCAATAAATTAGCCTAGATAAATGTAACAAATTAACAAAACACACATCTACCTACTATGATGACCTCTTTCTTGCTTCTTAATTGAAACAgtaacaatttttacattttcttatgaAAACAGCTGTTTCAACCTTAACATTTTGAGATTTTTGACTCAAGTACTAAGTTTATAAAGGTAtgtaaaggttttacaaaaaaagCAAGCCTTTAATAAGTAGCAAAGCCCCTGCTTAAATTATATATgtgaccattagtgatgagcaaatctgtcccgttttgcttcagcaAATAATTTGCGAAACCGTGCAAAAGTCTGTGATATGGtttaaaatttgcgaaacatataaaatgttgcgcataaaaaaaatgtctgcttACCATTATGGTTTAATATTTCTATGACTGTTCTTGCATTTATCACTCCCAAAAAAATTTCACTTTTCTCACAAGACAGTCCAACAAGCCCCTTAATAGATACCCATCTGGGGTGTAAATGAAAGTGACTCCTGGAGGGCTGACAAAATTTTCCATAATTTTTAGCACCATGCCTTATGGACTAGGGTCGCATGTTCCTAGTTGATGCTCAACCCCAGGGAGTCTGGGCAGCACATGTGATTGAGCCAGACATGATGGCTACCATGTCACATGGCCACCGACCTCATGAGGTTGGGAGAATTTGTGTGCGGGGCACAATTTTTTAGTTTCAAACAGGTTATGGGCATTCCAATATTTTGGAGCATTGGGGATAACATTTTTGTGAGTGTCATATATGGTACAGGTAGGACATTTGCCCATGTCACATTTGATcatgtacagtagaataatagCTCAGAAATGAAGGGTCCATGAAAATATAGGCAATTATGTGTGCAGTGATAAAAGCAAAGCCAAATGACTAAAAAGATATGAGGGGACATTACAATCAGGGAAAGAAGTGCAGAGAACTTAAGGGACAAAGGGAGCAGGAGGGGGGTGCATACTTGCCTCCCACCCCTCAAGAATACAACGCTAGGTAAAGTAGAATTCTATTTTTGGCAgtagccacaggtctctgcactctaaaTGTAGCACAGAGATTTTGGGCAATTTGCCAACAGTGAAGGCAGTGTGCAACAAACAAAATAGCAGACTGTGGTgtgtgtttgcactttgcacactgttttctagtaagtaaatgacccttatgtTAAAAAACGACAGATGTAAAATtcatataaaatcatattttgcatTCCAAAAAGGTAATACAGTTAAAATGTGACAAAGGTTATTATGTTTTGATCATTAAAAAAGGTGTATAACAAGAAACTACAGTACCAGAAGATCTCCTGGTGGTCCCAGCATTCGGTAGGCTTCTTTTCTATTCAGCTAGTTGACCTACAATTACTGCCAGTAACCCAACATTATAAACTGAATTAGCACTCTAGGGTCCTGACCATGCTTATTATGGCCTACCATGGCTAACTAAGTATTAGCTCTTGCAAATCCCTTATGGCTGTCCTGCTTCTGTGGGAATTGCAAGCAAGTAAGGAAGTAAGGAAATGCAAGCAAGTAAGGAAGAGAATGCATGAAGAGTGGAAATAAGAAGATGGTAGGGGAGAAAAAGTAAGTAAGAGGCAAGGGGGCAGAAGGTAAGAGAAGAATGGGGTTAAGaatgaaagtgaaaaataaagataAGAAATTTAGTGAGAAAAATAAGATGCTGAATAATGGAATAAGCAGGTTGGTAGGACAAATAGGATGAAGAAGTGAAAACCCAATAGGAGAAAAGATGGAAGCAGAAAAGAGGAGGTACAAAAACAATTTGGATAGAAATTGCTTAAAGACAAATGGACAATGTTTAATGGTCAGCTTGTTTTCTGGTGGGCACCATCATTCTCGATGTTTCAGTATATGCCGATAAAGctatattgtattgtatgtttattttattgtacaATAAGGGAGCAGTGAAGGACAAGAGAAGCAAGAGACAATTATGAGCTAAAGTAAGTTGTACCCCATGCAAATTATGTTTTACCTTATAAACATCCAGTTCTCCACACTGAAAATCAAATAGGGTGTAAAGTTCACTGAGCATTGTGATAACTTGCATGGGCGAACAGTGAGAGCAGATTGCTGTGAATCCCACAATGTCTGAAAAAAGCATTGTTACGTTATTAAATTTCTTGGCCTGTACAGTTTCCCCTTGCCACAGCTGCTGAGCGACTTCACCaggaaaaattgaaaataaaaggtCCACAGTCTTCTTTTTCTCCTCTTCTAGAGCTTGATGAGCTTGCTCAAGAGTAGCTTTTAGCTTTCCTAACCTCTTTTTCAATCCATCCTGTGCTCTTGCTTGTTCCCCAGTCAATACAACATCCCTCAGGGCATTGTGAATTGGAATATCCGATAGATACAACCCTTGTCCTGTGAAATCTTCTAATCTGTCCACACATGGTGATCCCAAAAACAAAATGGCGCTGGATTCAAATACATAGATCATTTGACCTTTCAAATTCATTGCCTGGGAATAGAAAAAAATGCTCAGCAATTGGAATTCTTATTGCTCTTAGTAAAATCAATGCTACAAACAGATCAATTGCATATGCAAAAGGATTTATTGTAACCCAATTATCAGGTagtaaaaaactatacaaatagTAAGCTCTAAATGtctgaaatattaaaataatataaatacaggtatgggacctgttatccagaatgcttgggacctggggttttctagataagggatctttccgtaatttggatcttcataacttaagtctgctaaaaatcatttaaatgctgaataaacccaataggcttgttttgcctccagtaaggattaattatatcttgcttgggaacaagtacaatgtactggtttattattacagagaaaaaggaaataattttaaaaaattagaattatttgcttataatggagtctatggaagatggcctttccataatttggaactttctggataaggggtttccggataagggattccatacctgcatTGCCACTGTATATCATCGGCCTATGTGTCATTGGCATTACTAGAAATAAGTGGTCTTTGTTTTGATGCCGTTATCTACTAATTTCTCAACAATATCTGGACCTTTGGGATTTTGGGTGTGTGGCCAATTATATTTCTTGTCTCAACATATTCGTTCTTAGATTTATTTAGTGTTCAAAATTGTCTGTGTATAAACACTGTAGGCACTGTAATAAGACTTTTGAGAATATTTCAGCAAAACAAATTCTGGGAAGGAAGCTCAGTATTTCCATTTTAAGGAATATGCTTGAGACTGAGCCTCACCCTTTGGGATTAAAAACACAGCCCGACAGCATGCTTATCAGTTTTCCCAAATGCACACTGGATTCAACCTACTGCTTTTCATACAAATAAGGATGGGTCTCCTCACCAAAAATGTTTCTTAAAGTGATTCTGTTATGATCtgtctaccatttaaaattttattcttgaaccaacaaatgtattttttatatgtaatactGGTGTATAGGCGCATACAtttgaggtaacctattgtttctccttctcccatgtaactggaggagtcccaagccggacttggatttcttactattgagtgctattctgatatctactgggagctgctatcttactcccttcccattgttctgctgatcggctgctgggagggggggtgatatcactccaacttgcagctcagcagtaaagtgtgactgaagtttatcagtgcacaagtcacatggatgtggcaccttgggaaataaagaatattactagtgccatgtgaaatttcaaaattaaatataaaaacatttgtttgtgCTGTATTTTGATTTCAATTCTGGATTCTgttgaagaagctctattaactgatctcatgacagtattccttcaagTGAATTCACTTCCTTCACTTCACATATGCcaattaaaaaactcaaatctcACGGGTAGTCCGTATAATGAGAATTTTAGGATTCCTTTCCAGATTTCCTTCTGATTTGCATACAAATGAGAATGTCTCTTCTCAACCGAAATgcttttttaaaagaatatcTAATTTACAGAAAGCAATCTAACCACTCCCTTTCTATATACTTTAGTTTGAAGGGTTTTTTGCAGACAAATATTCCAGGATAATAACATCAATAACAATTAATTTGTGGAAATCACATTTGTAAATAGGTAAAGCTGACAAACACAAGTCTTGGAATGCTGCTAAATTGAATCACACCAAGCTTCTCACAGTCCGTTACCTGGAACAAGAGACCAGTAATCTTATTGGATCTCACGTGCACAGCTGGCCTACTGTATACAAGAAGACGAGTAAGAAACACCACACCTCACAAATATGGTGCCCACTCACTGTGAAATGCTGTAGTTCATACTACATACTAAAACTAACAACCACAAATGTATCTCAATGAATGAAGGCTCAATAACAGAGCATTACTACTATAACACATTATGCATTAACAAACAATCTGATTGCAGCAATCTAGTTAACATGCTTTATTCATAAATAGTCATTTGTGTGTATAGGAAATAGCTTGATAGCTTACCAACCCAGCACTTAAAGCATCTGCAAAAAATGTTCATCATGTAATCTTTTTGctaattacattttgtttgaacATATTCTTTAGTGTTAAAATGTAAACCAAATTGCAATGGTTTTCTCTGATAGAGATACATCACCATAATAGAATGGCCCTGTGGCTGTGGAATGGTTATAGAGATATGAGAAATTCCAAGAGCAACTTTTTGTCAACAGCAGAGATATAAACACATTATTCCCTTTCTCAGAGACACTAGTGCCCTATGTGTTGATATGAAATTCTTTAATAACCACAATACGGTGCCAAGCTAAAGAAAAGCGACACAAGCACAGACATCCATTGTGGATTCCTGTAAATATTTTGCAGCTGTAGATTCATAAAGATAGGGTCTTAAAGTTCGCTTGCATAAGTAGGCTTGCCAGTGTCATTTGTAAAGAATAATGGTGGCTTTCTCTCTTAAGAATAACTTTACAAAGCAGGGTCATAAAGGTGGTATTAAATGTTTATAAGCTGATAAATATGTGCCAGAAGGCAACGATACACTACAAAATTATCTAGCATAAAGGAAGCCATATGTCTTTCTCTCTAAAACTGTTATTAATAGATTGATGCATTTACATTTCTCATGAGACTCAAAGATTGAAAACATGTCATATTCCATTAATGTCTTTGCAACTAATGAGGTGCAGTTTCAATCTAAATCCTCAAGGAAAGGAAGCATTCATAtcgcattatatatttatgtgcaCATAACTGAAAGATAAATGCATTTACAGCTAACAGCACATATTTCAATCTGTTTTCTATGCATATAACTAAGCATGTGGCCCAAACATTTTAAGTGTTTGCTAcaaattgattttatttgttataaaacAAATCTTTCTTCAACTGTCTCACCTCCTTAAGATGAACTCTACTCTAAGGCTGACTAAACACAGCCCAATTTCCATTGAAACTGTCCTATTCAGGCCTATGGGGGATTCAGCCCCTTCTATTGTCAATATCCTCTGACCTTTACCACTAGGGACACTAGCAAGAAGCATTTTAAGTCCAAATGACTACTATCAAACGTCTCTTGATTTGCTCAATCACACACACAGAAGAATGGCTGACTATGGCTGAATAAGACTGGccaatttatacattttattttggtaAGCCACAACATGATCGTTTAAGAGGTACGGGGAtcccatccttttttttttacctatgagccacatttaaatgcaacaaaagcatgaaaatatacgtgggggtaccaaatatgggctttgattggttatttggtagcccctatgtggactggcagtctacaagAAGATCTCTTTGGTAGTACATTAGGTttttcctccaagccagaaattcaaatacagcacaaacactttgtttaaggccactgggagccacatcCAACGGTTTGGtgagcaaattattttttaaactttctcAAAGTTTGTGGTCCAGTAGTTTGTCTAGGCCTCCTTTACCTTATAACAGAGTTACAGATACATAGGTAATCTGCCATGAAAAAATAATTCGGCACAAATAAAATGAAACCATTGACACCGTGTGTTACAAGTGCACTTAATAGTGAATCGATCAGTATAATATTGTTACATCAGTCATATTGCCACAGTTCTATGAATGTCTATGGCAGCAAATAACTTAACATGTttacaaatatatgtaataatcAGTCTGTCTGGCAAGTGATTTTAGTGAAAAGTACCGAGTAGTTCTCAATCTCTTACCTTTGATGTTTGGTCAGTTGTACTATCCCATGTTTTAACTCTTATAACAAACTGCATATTCAACATAGTCAAGATTCCACTAAACGTACAACTTATTTTAGGAGAAAGGATTTCAAAGTATTCCTCAAAAGTGGATTTCCGTGGAATGTCTCTCCAGTTGAGGAGCCTTTTCACTCCATTACCAATTTGCAACATGGTCATATCCTTGTCAAACATAAAATGGAAAGGAAATGTTTTGCAGAAAATGGACGCAGGTATTACAACATATGACTGGGGTTTGCTTGGTGATAATGAAGGCCTTGTATTTTTCACCTGCACAGAATACAGTAAGTAAGGTTCCTTAATAAAGTCATTGCCATCACTGCAAGAGTGGGGTATCAACCTCACTTCTACTTCAGTTTCAAACAAGATGCATGCCGCAGCTCTAATTATTCCAGGTAATATTAAAGGTGTAATATTATTAGGAAAGAAATAGTACACATTTAAATAATCTTGATCTTTTTCTAGGCACAGAATTGAACCTTCTTCAAGTCCACTACATTCTTCCAGTGTTCGGGATTGGCCACTCTGTTTCAGATGGGTTCCAAAGCTATTTAAAAAGTCTTTCAGTGTTCCCGCAACAACTTGCAATACATGTTCATCTTCTTCATAGCAAATTCTAAAGAGTTCATCACCCAAAGTTTCTTTAACATGCTCTACAGGAACACCTAAAATGATTAAACAATTataaaattaaactaaaaaatTTATAATCTGTACTATTGTAGCATGCCAATTATATAGTTGGAGTGCCTTAAAGAGGAAGATCCCCAGTTTCCCATTAGTTCCCTTTCTGATAAGACTTCTTGCATTTAAAGGTGGCTAAATGCTGTCAAAACATAAAAGACTGTATACCCAAAACTGTTTCAAGAAAATATCACTGTCAAAAAGGCAAAAGTGGGTTCTGCCAGGACAGGTCAACATCCACCATTGGATCAAAGATTCAAGGTATCATATGACCAGTAATGAAAGGCAGCATTACAACCAGACATATCAGAAAAGTCTACACTGAGCCTGCTAGTGACCCTGTTGCCCTGGCCTAAGGAAACAAAGtaaactttattaaatatataagccATTGCCTTGCATTTTTGTGCAAACTAATGCTGTTGCTGAACATTTGTTTCTAAATGAATTGTTCAAAAAATATTGACTAGTTTTCCAGGTTTGCCTTTTTATAAAACTTCttcaactttaaaaaaatatatatatagttatagttatgATTCATTAGTATCAGTAATCATTTATCATAACTCTAACCTTTTTCAGTGTCATTAATCTTACCAGGGCCCCAacccttaagaaagatattaatgagctagagagattgcaactaaactggtaaaggggatggaagatttaaactatgatgttAGACTGGGGTGGTTTTCTCTGGGgcaaggtgcttgtgaggggacaaaAGAACAAGCGCTACCCCTAtagacttgaggaactgaacttttagcgattttgcattaaaatagatcCCATTCTAGTCTGCTCCCTGCAACATTTAACACAAAGTGAGGTGGATGTATAGAATGGGCTTTCTACAGTGGGGGGACAACAACAGTTGTCAATTATTTGAAACATAAGATCAAGTTTTAAAGAAGTATCATCAATTTTAGACAGGAGAATTCTAAAATcaacaaaatacaataaatgtaCAAATTAAAGGAAGCAATGACATAAATGGGCACAGATACATAGTGCCAGGCTGTCATTAGACTTTAGAGGATTGGGCCGGATGCATGGCAACAAAATTACTACTGAAGCAGATTACAATCAACGAATCTGTTTAGGATATGCAAATACGCAGATTTAAACCTCCACATTATGTAAAGTAACATTCTGTCATTTGCATAGTTTCAACAGCAGTGGAATCTGCGTCATCACTACAGTAATTTTAAGACATCAAATCTGGGCTTAAGGATCTTGGAACACTTACATCCTCTACAACAGATTCATGACTTTAATTGCTAACAAAGCATAATGTTcactctttctttttttctctcagtATTCTTAGGCATTCTAGTCCTTATTTAGGAATGAAATCAGTT contains these protein-coding regions:
- the gucy1a1 gene encoding guanylate cyclase soluble subunit alpha-1, translating into MFCTKLKELKLTGECPFSLLTQSQGSEEGDEDVPGTAAASSPICKEVCEIPGPGNRDEGTPQRKSSRSKVYLHTLAESIRKFIFPEFDRLNLALQRSIARHKIRGSTSRSAFSGFKLPSMPVCGKTAETENFEKIVIDQSNAAGVPVEHVKETLGDELFRICYEEDEHVLQVVAGTLKDFLNSFGTHLKQSGQSRTLEECSGLEEGSILCLEKDQDYLNVYYFFPNNITPLILPGIIRAAACILFETEVEVRLIPHSCSDGNDFIKEPYLLYSVQVKNTRPSLSPSKPQSYVVIPASIFCKTFPFHFMFDKDMTMLQIGNGVKRLLNWRDIPRKSTFEEYFEILSPKISCTFSGILTMLNMQFVIRVKTWDSTTDQTSKAMNLKGQMIYVFESSAILFLGSPCVDRLEDFTGQGLYLSDIPIHNALRDVVLTGEQARAQDGLKKRLGKLKATLEQAHQALEEEKKKTVDLLFSIFPGEVAQQLWQGETVQAKKFNNVTMLFSDIVGFTAICSHCSPMQVITMLSELYTLFDFQCGELDVYKVETIGDAYCVAGGLHKESETHAFQVALMALKMMELSDEVMSPHGEQIKMRIGLHSGSVVAGVVGVRMPRYCLFGNNVTLANKFESCSVPRKINVSPTTYRLLKDYKGFTFTPRSRQDLPPNFPSHIPGICYFLEAYNQEMLPRMCQRKTVEDTHFIKTK